A stretch of the Flavobacterium aquiphilum genome encodes the following:
- a CDS encoding toxin-antitoxin system YwqK family antitoxin — protein sequence MKKLGILVALLFSGVVFAQDAKPVLEPFGKKIKATYFYENGQVQQEGYFENGKLEGLWVSYNESGDKIASGEYTAGVKTGKWFFWSQKDGKNSLAEVDFSNNQVAKIKNWRQDAFATSNE from the coding sequence ATGAAAAAGCTTGGAATCTTAGTGGCGTTATTATTCTCAGGGGTTGTTTTTGCTCAAGATGCGAAACCTGTTTTAGAACCATTTGGAAAAAAAATTAAAGCTACCTATTTTTATGAAAATGGACAGGTACAACAAGAAGGTTATTTTGAAAATGGTAAATTGGAAGGACTATGGGTTTCTTACAATGAATCAGGAGACAAGATTGCCTCAGGAGAATATACAGCGGGAGTAAAAACTGGCAAATGGTTTTTCTGGTCTCAAAAAGACGGAAAAAATAGCCTTGCTGAAGTAGATTTCTCCAATAACCAAGTTGCAAAAATTAAAAATTGGAGACAAGATGCATTTGCAACTTCAAATGAATAA